The Spirulina subsalsa PCC 9445 region TCCAGAGTTTGGGACGGGCTGCGTTAAGGTGACTCCCGCCCATGATCCCAATGATTTTGAGATGGGAACGCGCCATCAGTTGCCGTTTATTAATATCCTCAATAGAGATGGCACGTTAAATGAAAATGCCGGGGAGTTTGCCGGACAAGACCGTTTCACCGCTCGGAAGAATATTATTAAGCGGTTGGAGATGGACGCGGTGCTGTCGCGGGTGGAAGATTATCGCCATACGGTCCCCTATAGCGATCGCGGCAAAGTCCCCGTTGAACCCCTCCTTTCGACCCAGTGGTTCGTTAAAATCGAACCCCTCGCCCAAAAAGCCTTACAAGAACTGGATCAAAACAATTCCCCCTATTTTGTCCCTGAACGTTGGAAAAAGGTCTATCGGGATTGGTTGGTCAAGTTAAAAGATTGGTGTATTTCCCGTCAGTTGTGGTGGGGGCATCAAATTCCAGCTTGGTATGCGGTGAATTTGACCCAAGGGGAAATTACCGACCATACCCCCTTTGTGGTAGCCCGGAGTGAAGTCGAAGCGTGGGAAAAAGCTAAGGCTAAATTTGGGGATGATGTGGAACTGATGCGGGATCCCGATGCCCTAGATACTTGGTTTTCCTCCGGTTTGTGGCCTTTCTCAACCATGGGCTGGCCCCAAGAAACCGAGGACTTGAGTCAATACTTCCCCAACTCTACCCTTGTGACTGGGTTTGATATTATTTTCTTCTGGGTCGCCCGGATGACGATGATGTCCCGGCATTTCACCGGACAAATGCCCTTTAAGGATGTGTATATTCATGGGCTGGTACGGGATGAAAACGGCAAGAAAATGTCGAAATCCGCCGGAAATGGGATTGATCCTCTGTTGTTAATCAATCGCTATGGGGCCGATGCTCTACGCTATACCTTGATTAAGGAAGTGGCCGGGGCGGGGCAGGATATTAGCCTACAGTATGACCGCAAAACCGATGAGTCGGAATCGGTGGAGGCCTCGCGGAACTTTGCCAATAAACTCTGGAATGCGTCGCGGTTTGTGTTGATGAATTTGGACGGCAAACCCCCGCAAAAATTGGGGATGCCCGATGTGCGAGGGTTGGAATTGAGCGATCGCTGGATTCTCTCCCGCTTTTATCAAGTCGTCGCCCAAACTCGCTCCCACTTGGATCAATACGGGTTAGGAGAAGCCGCCAAAGGCCTCTATGATTTCATTTGGGGCGACTTTTGCGACTGGTATATTGAACTGGTGAAACCCCGTCTCCGGCAAAGTAGCCATTCTAAATCCCGACGAGTGGCACAACAAACCCTCGGTTATGTCTTAGAAGGGATTCTCAAACTCCTTCATCCCTTCATGCCCCACATTACCGAGGAACTCTGGCACACCCTCACCCAACAATCGGGGGAGGTTTTAGCCCTACAACCCTATCCCCAAGTGGACGAAGTGCTAACAGCCTATGACGAAAAACAGCCAAAACTATCAGAACCCGATACTTTAGCCTTTCTGACCCCAAAAACGGCGGATTATGACAATCCTGTTGTACAATTTCTGGCAGACTTGCCTGTTAACACCACCAACCTCCTAAAACACAATCGGCGATCGCTCTGGGTTCTCGGAGCCTTGATTCTGCTCTTGATGCTCCTGCGCTTTGTCTTTGCCGCCCTCGATGCCATCAACGACATTCTCTTCTTAGAACCCGCCTTCCAATTAATTGGACTCCTCTATAGTGGCTGGTTTGTCTATCGTTATTGGGGACGAGTTGAGGATCGTCAGAAAACATGGGAACGGGGTAAAGCTTGGATCGGCAAAATGATCGACTTAACCCCCCATATTGCCCCCGAGACTCCCGCCATTTTTCCCTTAGAGGAGTCCACCCCACAACCCACCTCACCAACAGCTTCAGTGTCCCCCCAAACGCTAATAGATCCTAAACTTGAACAGGATTTTGAGCTAATTATTAGTACAATTCGGGTTGTTCGCAATTTGCGCGCTGAAGCGGGCATTAAACCCGGTGCAACGGTTTCCATGATTCTCCAAAGTGAGAACGAAACCGAGCGGGAGGTGTTAACCGCAGGTCAAGTTTATATCCAAGACGTTGGCAAAGGGGAAAAAGTCCAAATTACCCCCAGCTTAGATCAAGAATATGGACAGGCCTTTGCCGGAGTTGTCGGCACGATTCAAGTCCTGATTCCATTACAAGGGTTAGTTGACATTGAGGCGCTTTGTGCCAAGCTAGAAAAGGACTTGAGCAAGGTAGAGGGGGATGTGCAATCCCTCACGGCTCGTCTAAAAAATCCCAATTTTGTCAATAAAGCACCTGCCGCCGTCGTGCAAGGCACAAGGGACAGTCTAGCGGAAGCCGAACAACAAGCTAAAATTTTGCGCGATCGCTTGGTGCGTCTTCAATAATCGCTCTCTGTTTGCTTAACCAATCACCCACAACGAACCAAGGCGATGTTACACCTGGCACAAGTACAAAAAAAGTCGGCATCAGACGCACTAGAACTTAAATTATTGGCGGAACAAACCGCCGAGGATGTTTGGATTCTCGGTGAAGCTCAATCAATTCCTGTGGGGGATGAGGTCTTCGCGAATCCCCTCAGTGATGGTTTACTGGTTCTAGTGGAATTGAACGAAAATCACGAGATTTTGAAGATTGAAAACGCGGCCGACTGGGTGATTGAACTGGTGCAGAAGGTGTCTAAAAATCAAAGTGCGGCCGCGAGTTGGTTAAGTGAAGCCGAAGCCCAAATTGAGCAGTGGCGGCAAGAACTCACCCTCAAAAGTCAGGAAATTAGCATTAAACTGTTAGAAGTGGAAACCCGCCGGGAGCAGATAGAAGACAGTTTACAGAAGGAAAAAGCCCAACTGGAAAAGGAAAAAGCCGAAATGAAAGCCAACTTGGGGGATAGTGAGCCGTAAACGCAAGCCTAATCAACTTTGCGCACTCGTCCTGTGCTACCGTCCAACTCTACCCAGTCCCCATCCTGTAACCATTGGGTAATCCCGGGCAGAGAAATCACGGCCGGAAGACCTAACTCCCGAGAAACGATGGCCGCGTGGGATAATAAACTCCCTCGCTCGACTAATAACCCAATAGCGAGGGGAAAGAGTAAAATCCAACCGGGATCTGTGCGTTCTGCGACTAAGATTGTACCGGGTTGGAGGGGTGGGCGACTGGTCAAGGCTTGCTGGGGATTGGTGATGATGCGCACGGGACCCCGCACAATGCCGGGGGAACAGCCTAATCCTTGTTTGCTGTCGGTGGTGACGCTGGAAACAGGGGTGAGGGGTGGGGCTGCCCGGTTTAAACTGGGGGGGCCGAAGGTGGCAATGCGATCGCCTAAACCAGAACTACGGCGATAATCCTCAAACTCGGCCTGACGTAGCACTACTAAATCTTTCACCCGATTACAGGTGCTAGTCCCCTCCAACAGGGCGAGAATTTCCCCCACTTCTAAGTAAAAAATATCCCGAGGCTGTTGTAACAGGTCAAGGGTATAAAACCGTTGCCCCAACTCTAAGAATAATTGCCGCGCTCGACCAAAAACCCGGGTTCGTTCAAAGCGCAGGTTTTCCCGTTGCCGTAACCGTTGCCGAGCATTGACTAACACCCATTTAAACAGCAAACGACGCAGGGGATAGCGGCGTAAAATTCGACGCACCCGCAAGGCCGCCGGCTCCGGGATACGAGTGAGGGCGGAGGAGGTGTGACGATGGATGGGGTGAGCCAAGGCCCCAATCGTCCGCAAGAGGGGCAGGGGATTTTCAGATAGGGTGGGGCTTTCTAGTTTCAGTTCGTCTAGGCAGCGATCGCTAAACTTGTGCAAATAGTCCTCATAGCTGGACTTAAACTCAGGAAACTGCTCAATAGCCCCTAGGATGCGCTCTAACGGCTCTTGACTCAACATTTCGATGAATTTGAGGTGAGGGGCAGCCAACGCCGCCATTGCGCGGATTCTCTGGGCGGGTTCCGCGCTAATCATGCCCCCCCGTTGGGTCAGGAGGCCATTTTGTAGGGTGCCGTCCCTATCCTCACACCATTTCTCCGTTAACTGGCGCAACAGGCCATAGAAAATCATGGCAAAAAAATCATTGAGGATGGGGGCATCCCAACGGGGCAGGAGTTGACGGGAGAGGGTGCGGTAATATTGGGCGAGGTCTTCTGGGGTCAGGGTGGAAAAGTCGGGGGTGTTGCTGAGAGTGCGCTGGAGACGACGGTTAAAACGGCGGATTTTTAGGGGCAGGAGGAGGTAGTTGAGGATTAAGCCCAGTAACGTCCGCAACAGGTGGCCGCTATCTTGGAGACGTTGGACCCAAGAACTTTGATTGAGACTTTGCACAATCTCCTCGGGTAGGGATTCCTTGACCCCCATCATTTGTTCCATAAAAGCCCGATTGAGGCGAAATCCGGGCAGGAGGGCTAGGACACGATACCAGTTGAGGAGATTGTAATAAATGCGCCCTTCTAGCAGCCCAATCATGTTTTCAAAGGTGGTCTGATGTTCCGCAATCCGTCGGGGAGAAACCCCCATTAAGCGGCAAAATTGGCGGTAGACTTCCTCATAGGCTTGTCGGGCAAAGGAGAAGGTAAGGGGAGTTGTCACCCCACTATAACTTTCCGCAATGTTGCTATTATCCCAGAGACGGTAAACCCCGGTTGTGGGAGGGAGTGGGGGTAAAGCCGTAATGGGGCGGGCTTGGAGGATGTAGGTCTGTTGATTGACCCGGGCCCATTCGATATCTTGGGGACTGCCCAACTGATGGCTAATTTGCCGGGTCAGGGTGGCTAAACGCTGGAGTTGTTCATCGTTGAGGGTGGGACTGTGTAGAAGGTCGGCGGGCAGTTGACAGCGTTCGACTTCTCCCTGTTTGTTGAGGCGATAACAGAGGCGTTTTTCGGCGAGGTGACGCTGAATGATTTGGTTTTGGGGGTCGAGGAGAAAGTGATCTCCGTCCCACTCCCCGGAAACTAGGGCGTTGCCTAGACCGTAGACGGCGTTAATAGTCACCCAATTCCGTCGTCCGGTGATGGGGTCGGCAGCAAAGGATACCCCGGCCACGGTGGGATTAAGCATCTGCTGGATAATGACGGCCGGGGGGGTGGGAAGATGGGGGAGGCTTTGCTGTTGTCGGTAACTGAGGGTGCGATCGCTAAAGGCCGATTGCCAAACTTGGGCAATTTTGCTATATAAATCCTCGGGGGCAACCCCCAGAAAACTCTCTAGTTGCCCGGCAAAAGATTGTTTTTCCCCGTCCTCCTCCACAGCCGAAGACCGCACCGCAAACCGTCCCCCATAGGGAAATAATTCCGCTAACGCTTGTAAAATTTCTAACTTGACCCCATCCCCGACCTTTAACTCCCCCAGAAAGTCAGGGAGGGACTTGATTTGAGTCAGGGGCAGTTGGGCGAGGGTCTGAAATTGACCCCGCTGGACTTGGGTGAGACTGTCGAGGAAAGCGAGGGGGGTGAGAATGAAGCCCGTCGGGACGAGGAAGCCTTTTTGGTATAGTTGCGCGATCGCACAACCTTTTCCCCCCATTTGGGATGCGATCGCCTTATCCTGTAAACGGCAAATGTATTTCATAGCGCAATAACAGGGGAATCACCCCCAACCCCAAATAGGTAAACAAAACCCACAATCCAGACATCAGATTAATCCATTTTGCACTTTTCCGCGTCGGATGATTAAAAAACGAATAGGCCACCACACTCGCCCCAACTCCTAACACCAACAAAATTAAATTCATCGGTCGCACAAAATCAATTTGTTTCGCCGTCCAAAACGTCGCCACAGCACTACAACAAATCACCGTCACCCACACCAAAACCGCATTATCCCGTCCCCACAACGCACTATAACTATCAACCCCCACCTCCTCATCATTCGGACCGCGAATCTTTCGCCCAATTTCTAAAATTAACCCATTCGTCGCCGTAGTCATTAAAAACCAAATCACCGCCGGAGGAATTGCACTATTCATCAACAACCAATCACAAGCCGTCGCATACAAAGCAATCAGGGGGACAATCACATTATGGGTCAACAAATACGCCACCGGATGGGCTTTCAGGCGTTTATACAAGAAAAAATCCTGACTCATTAACACAAAATAGAACCAAACCACACTTAAAAGAATCGCCAAACTGCGACTCATATAAAGTGCCAGTCCCAACTGAGCAAACAGACTAAAAACCCCCAACAATCCCAATTCCTTTAAACTCACCAACCCCCGAGGAACCGGACGATAAGGCCGATAAATCCGGTCATCATCAAAATCTTTAAACTCATCCGTAATCCGCAACAGCAGAAAAAACAAAAACGTGCTAACGGCAGCCACCGTCAGAGATTCAAACGTCGGAAACTGTTCCCGCAATAAAGCCGAATAACTAACCGCAGACGTGCTAAAAACCAGAATCAGTATCCCATTACTAAAAAGGGGAAACCGTTCTTGTTGATAAATCCACCATCGCTTTAACATTATCAGATCCGGTGAAATCTAGGAGACGAAACAAACAAACGACCGAACAAACACAATTTGAGCAATCTGCTTAAGGAAAAAACATTCAACCAAACTCTAAGAGAAGAGCTTGAGCGAAACATCCCTCAGAAGGGACTGCACAATACTCTGTCCTTCCCTAGTGTAATCCAAAAAGCCCCCCCGTTGAGCATTTCCCTAGTCTTGTGTCCCCATTGCAACAGCCAACTCCCTCCCCCCCTCAATTTCCTCCTCCGTCCACCCTTTAGCCCCTAAGCGCCTGTCAATCTGACTCTCACTTAACCCCTTGTGTCTTGCCTGCCGGATATAATTCCCGAGAGCCTTCTGTTGAGGAGTCGGCCCCGCCGCCACTTCCTCACGAGTCCTAGACCATTGAGATGATAACGACTCCACCACCATTAAACAGATTAAACCCACCGCAAAACAGACAGGCAGCCACAAAGCTAGACTAATTCCAAAGGTACAAATCACCGAAAAGAAAATAACAACCACAGCATTATTCACTCCCCCCACAGAAATAGACAACAGGACGAATACAATTAACGCCCCTAACGGAGTAGCCTTAAAAACCCGAGAAACCGTTTTTGGATTGTCATTAGTCATAACGCAAAATTATCCGCAATATTCAAAACTGCAATGTCAAACAAAACGTCCCCTATCCCATTTAACCTAGGGTCAAACCTCACAGACGATTATCTAGGGTAATTTCCCAGTAACGAATAAAAGAAATAATCAAACCCAAATAACAGGGCACCGCAAAAACTACCTCAATGGGAATGTTCAATTGCGGCACAGTAAAGCCAACAAAACTCGACATAGCACTATCTCCATACACTCGATAGCCTTGGTTAATTAACGCAGTTTCTAATAATAGAATAAACGTTCCCGCAACACCTAACGCCAAGAAAAAACGCCCCCAAGTCGGATAGTGCAGGAAATATTTCTCTACAACCAAAGCCGTTACACCAATAATAGCCACCCAAGCGACAATCAAAACAACAGTAATATCAAATACTAAATAAGACCAACGAGGAAACCCTAAATTGTCCACAATTGGCTGCACCAACATCTCTAATAAAAACACGGCCAACAAAGCTAGTCCAAGACTGCGTAACCAATTACGGTACTTAATCGGCACAAAAGGTTCATCGCCTAACACCAACATCCAGTATTTATGAAAAGCAATCACTAACCCTGTAAAGACAGGTGTGTAATAAAAAACCTCAACAATCGGCACACCAAAAACAAAGAGATTAACCATATCCCTCAAAACTTCTGGAGCATAGGAACGTATGCCAAGATTAACGACAATTATCTCCAAAATCGTCACTGCAACAATTAAAAAACCCAAATAGACTAAAAAACGTTTGGGGGTTTTCCACCCACTAAACAGACGATCAACAACCGTAATAATCGTTAAAATTAAACCAGTCCAACAGAGCAATAAAATCCAACTCACATCATCGTAAATATACGCCCATTCCCCCATATGATGATTATTCCACATCGGAGCAGTAAACAACTCAAACAACAAAACTCCAACCGCCATCGTAAGAAACTGCTGCCACCACTGCTTCTCAATTTTCGAGATAAACCAAACGCTGGCAATAAAACCTAGGATTACAATTATCTCAAAAATAATAATCGGTAACGTCGCCGTTTTCGTAAAAGAACAAGCGGCGGCAAGGGGAAGAGAGGGGAGGATTAAGACCATATATTCTAACAGTCCAAAAAGGTTAAAAATTTAGAGCAAGTTTGGCTAAATCGTTCAACAGTAATCAGTGATGAGCATAGGTCATGAGAACTCGAATGAAGCGATTTTGATTAGGCATTATTTCCTAATATAGCAATTTCCCTACTGGCGAGGTACAGAGTCTCTAGTTTGAGGGAACAGAGCGTCTAACAAAGGTCTACCTCATGAGTCGCGAAAACACTATAATCGCAATAATTGTTTACTGATCACTGTTGACTGATAACTGTTCAGATGCTCCGGCAGAAACGACCGCTTTTTCCCGGTATTCTGCATCTTTAATTTTACAGCCCCCCCATTTTGCTTGACAAAACTCAGGCAATGTGGTAAGGCGTTCCCAAAGTTTCCAGAGGGGAGTTTCTAGAATATTACCAAATTTTCCATGGTTGAAATCACAAGACATCACATCCCCATAGGGCGACACATAAAAGTAACTGGTGCCACAGGAACACCCTACACTGCGATAACTGGTGAAATAGGCAAAGAAAACCACTCCCGGATACTGGGGATTTTGATTATAACGTTGGGCAGACTGAATCATTTCTTCGACCCAATCATCTGCATTTACTAGGTCTTGCCTATCTTGATATCTTCCCGAGGGCATGGCATCAAAAACTAACAGTTCATGCACGCCCAATTCTTTGGCAAGGTTAACCATTTTATGAAATTCCCCTTGTTGATAAGATTCAGGGGTTATAGTGGTGGAAATTCCCACAGAAAAGCCTAGTTTTTTGGCTTTGGCGATGCCCTGAATAGCGCGGTCAAAAAGTCCAGCTTTGCCGCGAAAACTATCATGTTCTTGAGCCGTTGCCCGGTCAATGCTAACATAAACACTGTCTAATCCAGCTTGTTTTAAGAGTTTAGCTTGCTGGGCTAAATCCCAACCATTGGTAAATAAAACGGTGGTGGATAAACTTTTATCAACGCTGGCGATAATTTGGGCTAAATCGGGGTGCATTAAAGGTTCTCCCCCCACAAAGTTAATGATAGAAACCCCTAGATTTTGCGCGTCTTGAATAAGTTTTTGGATTTGGGGTAAGGTGAGGGTTTCCCGGTGAGGTTCTTCGACGGCATTAAAAAAGCTACAATGCTGGCAAGTGACGTTACAAACATCATTGACGGCAAAACTCATTAAGTTGGGCAAGTTTTTATTTTGAATGGTGCGGTACAAAGCCCGGGCAATAAAGTTAGCGGCAGGAGGGCTAAAAACGGCTGGGGTGGAGAGAGAATAGACGGGGTATCCGTTGCGAAAGTGAATAATTTTGTTGTGGTTTAGATAAATTTTGTAAATAATATTGACAAAATCGCTGCTATAGTCCAGGGCTTTGGTTAGGAGAAACCAACGTAGGCGGAGAGAGTTGAGAATCTGAGTTAGTTTCATATCGCTTTCCTAAGTAGGGCTTGCTGAATAACTTTGCTCCGGGTGGGGAACGGGAAGGGGGAGAGAGAGTCGGAAAAAAGCAAGCCTTTTTGATTCTTTATCGCTAAAACCTTGCACTTTCTGGCTCCCAATCGAAGACCTTATTAACAGTGCTTGGAGGGATATTAAGCAGACCCTAAATAAAATTCATAGGAGACAGCCCCCCGTCCGGCGGCTAGCAGGAGAATTGAAGGGAATGCTTATGGCAACTCGACCGACGTAGGTTTAGCAATATGAGGCAGACCCCAGCCTAATTTTTCCCGTAAAATGCGGAAAAACTCCGGTCGTTGGAGACGGATAAACCGCGCCCCATACTCAGCCTTGTGAACTTGTACGGAGTCTTGAGGCAGTACCGCACAGCCTCCATTACCATCAACTACCATGACCATAGAGGTAGGATTAGCGGGGAAAATCTGCACTCGTTCTTGATTGGAGAAGACCAAAGCGCGAGAAGCGAGGGAGTGGGGACAAATGGGGATTAACTGTAACACCGGAACCCCCGGAGTCACCACGGGTCCCCCGGCACTGAGAGAATAAGCGGTTGACCCCGTTGGGGTGGAAATAATCACCCCATCGGCAGCAATATCCACTGGGGCATGATGACCAATTTGAATTTCAAAATGGCACATACTGGTTAAGGGTTCCCGGTGGAGAACCATCTCATTTAAACAGAGAGCCTCCCAGATTAAGCGTTCCTCTCGCCAAACCTGCACCCGTAACATGGTGCGGTCTTCAACGTGGTAGTCTCCAGCCATTAACTGGTCTACGGCCTGACTCAGTTGGGACACATAGGTTTCCGTTAAAAAGCCCATGTGTCCTGTATTCACCGTTAATAGAGGAATGCCACACAAGGCGACCTGACGACAGGCGGCTAACACAGTCCCATCTCCGCCCAAGACAATCCCGAAGTCAATATCTTGATTAAAGCCTTCAGGAATTAATTGGTCAATGGGTGTGTAGTCTTGGCGTTTGTCGGTCTTGGCGTAGCCTAGAATGCCGCCAAAACTGGAAGTCGTCACCACTTCACAACCTTTTGCAAGTAGCTCGTCGCTTAACTCCTCAGCAACGCGGCAAGCCATCGGTTTTATGTCGTTATAAATAATGCCGATTTTTGGCACGATACCCCATCCAGTAAAATCCAGTGATGAGAAAAGCGACTAAGATTTAGTCTTAGATTTAAACGGCGACTTCTGCCGTTTTTTCTTTTGCTTCTGTTTTTCCTTTTCATAGCCAATTTCTTTCAGCTTTTTCATAATCCGGCTGAAATACTCTTGTAGGTAGCTTTCCAAGGTGGTTGTCTCGCCTGGGTTAAACCCAAACACTTGATAGACTTCCTCCATTGAAGCATCTAGGGGTTGATTGCTGGCCAAAACCTCCGCAAAGGCTAAACGGTCTGAGACATTCCACCCCCATTGAAAGAAGCGTAGCACGCGACGGATACCGCGTAAAACAGGTAATTCTAAACGGGCTGTTCTGGCGGTTTGTCCAGATAATCGTTCACAGAGATTAATGATTTCGTAGGCGCCCCAGGCCCTTGTGCCGACAACGGGGAAGCTGCGTTTTTCGGTTTCGGGTAAGGTTAGGGCGCGGACGGCAAATTTGGCTACATCTAGGGTGTCCATATAGGCAATGGGTGCGCCCGCCCCTGTGACCCAGACGACTTGATTATCTAAAATTGGAACGGCGTACTGACCGATTAAGCCCTGCATAAAGCCACAAGGTCTTAAGATGGTGTAGTTTAAGCCAGATTCCGCTAAGAACTGTTCGGTGCAGTGCTTAATGTTCATAAGCGGAACTTTGGGGAATTTTTCCGCGTTCAAAATGGAGAAGAAGATATAGCGTTCAATGCCTGCGGCCTTAGCGGCTTGGATGAGGGCGACTTTTCCCTCCCAATCGACTCGTTGGATGCGGAGGGAGTCGGTCGCCCTTGCAGTTGCCGCATCAATGATGACTTGAATCCCGGAGAGGGCATCCGGGAGGGTTTCGGGTTTACATAAGTCCCCTTGAACCAATTCGGCCCCCCACTCTTTCAAAAAGGTTGCTTTTCTCAGATTTCTTACGAGGCAGCGAACCTGATGACCTTCATCAAGAGCGCGACGAGCAACCTGTCTCCCCAAGGTGCCAGTAGCACCCACCACCAGAACTTCCATTTAATATTAAAGGCTCATCTTAATGTTTCTACACAATTCTATCAGAATTTGGAAACGGGGGGGAGGGGGAGTCGGGAGTCAGGAGTCGGGGAGCAGGGGGGCAGGGGAGCAGGGGAATAGTGAATCGCTAAAACTCTTGACTATTGCGTTTTCCCGACTCCCGATTCCCTATTACCTATTACTTATTCCCTCTTGCAAGAGTGCCTGTTCCCCGTTCCCTGATTGAGTGAACTACCCCACCCTGCCGAGGCGCGAGGATGGAGCTTCCTGATTCAATGGGAAGTGCTTTCTCTACCGAAATATAGCGAGTCTTATCTTCCCTCCCCAGGCAGAAGTCCTAGTTCCTAAGACCCAAATCTTCTCTTGCAACACAGCCCTTTTTAGCTTGGTTTTCGTTTTGGGAGTTAGTGGTCAAGTCCATCCCCTCCCTGCAAGCGAGGAAGGGGAATTCCGCAACATTTTTGTTAAAGGAGTCCTTCTTTGTGACCCATGAGGGAGATTAAATCTAAAACCCGGCAGGAGTAGCCCCACTCGTTGTCATACCAGGAGACGACTTTAAAGAAATGATCGTTCAGTTCAATCCCGGCTCCTGCGTCAAAGATGCTGGAATGGGGATCTCCTTTGAAGTCCATAGAAACTACTTCGTCTTCGGTGTAGGCGAGGAAGCCTTGCATGGGGCCTTCGGCGGCGGCTTTCATGGCGGCGCAGATTTCTTGATAGGAGGTGGCTTTTTCCGTTTTGAAGGTGAGGTCAACGACGGAGACATCTGGGGTGGGAACTCGGAAGGCCATCCCGGTGAGTTTGCCTTTTAAT contains the following coding sequences:
- a CDS encoding SDR family oxidoreductase; this translates as MEVLVVGATGTLGRQVARRALDEGHQVRCLVRNLRKATFLKEWGAELVQGDLCKPETLPDALSGIQVIIDAATARATDSLRIQRVDWEGKVALIQAAKAAGIERYIFFSILNAEKFPKVPLMNIKHCTEQFLAESGLNYTILRPCGFMQGLIGQYAVPILDNQVVWVTGAGAPIAYMDTLDVAKFAVRALTLPETEKRSFPVVGTRAWGAYEIINLCERLSGQTARTARLELPVLRGIRRVLRFFQWGWNVSDRLAFAEVLASNQPLDASMEEVYQVFGFNPGETTTLESYLQEYFSRIMKKLKEIGYEKEKQKQKKKRQKSPFKSKTKS